The nucleotide window GTGATGCTCAAAGCGATGCCGGTGATCGCGCCGCTGGCCATGGTCTTCGGTTCGCTGGTGCTCTACTGGGCCAAGTGGCCGCTGACCGGCAAGGTCATCCTGATCATGGCGATCGGTCTGCCGGTGTGGGCCTGGTACGAGCTGCGCAAGCCGTGGGCCGAGCTCAAGCCGCACCTGAAGGCCGGCGTGTGGATGGTGGCCTACCTGTTCGTGATGGCCTTCACCTCCTTCGTCGGCAGCACCCAGTACGGCGGTCGCGGCTGGCTGCCGGAGGGCTGGGACCTGCTGGTGGTCGTGGTGATCGGCCTGGTCTTCTACTTCTGGGGCGTCCGCAGCGCCTGGGTGAACCCGTCGCTGACGCAGGCCCGCGCCGAGGCCGAGGCCGCGGCGGCTGCCGCCGACGGCGACACCGCCGTCGCCACCTCCGCCTGACGGCCGGTACGAGTCCACCACCGGTGGCCCGGGTCCTGTACGGACCCGGGCCACCGGCTTTTCCGCGTGCGGAGTGCGCCCGGTGTGCGCCCGGTGGACGTTCGCGGCGTGAACCGTTCGCTCCGGGCGAGCGGATCATCACGATTCGTGTGCGGCCGGTTCCCCCGTACGGGGAGCGGCGTAGGCTCCGGCATATGCGGATCGCCGTTTCCTCGGACATGGATGAACCGGTCGCCCGGGTGCTCGTCTACGAGCTGCGCAAGCGCGGCCACGACGGCGACGGCCACGGGGCGCTGCGTGGCGCGGGCCCCGAGGGCGCCGGCCGGCCGGACTGGGCCTGGTCCGCCGAGTCCGCCGCCCGTGAGGTCGCCGAGGGCCGCGCCGATTCCGCCGTCGTCTGCCGCTGGACGGGCACCGGGAACAAGGTGCCAGGCGTCCGCGCCGCCCTGTGCGCCGACGCCCGCACCGCCGAGGGCGCCCGCCGGTGGAACGACGCCAACGTCCTGGCGCAGAGCCTGCGGCTGACCTCCGAGCCGCTGCTCAAGGAGATCCTCGACGTCTGGTTCGCCGCCGTGCCCGACCCCGACGCCCGGACCGCCGCCAACCTCGCCCACCTGCGCGAACTGGACGGTGACGCCTGATGGAGGAACTGCGCTGGGCCGTCATACGCCAGGACGACCACGGCAACCGCTACCGCGTCGGCCGCTACGCCACCCGTGAGGAGGCCGAACGCATCACCGCCCGCTTCGCCCCCCGAGGCGGCGGCGACCACTACCTGATCGAGCCGATAGACCCCCGCCAAGCGACCTGACCCGAGGCGGTCCCGGTTCCCCGGCGCGCTCGGGCCGTGCGCTCGGGGGTTTTGCCTGGTTCCGCGGCGTGTGGTGCGCGTCCGCCATGTGGTCGGTCGTCGGGGGATGTGGCTGGGCCCGGTCGCCGGGTGCCGTTCCCGGTGCGCCCGTGGCGCGGGCCGGGCTCGCCCGTCGGTTTTCCGCCCGCCCCGTGGCGTGCGGCGCCCCCACCTGCTGATCCGCCGCGTGGCGGGCCCGTTCCCCGGTGCGCCGGTGTCGGCATCCGGGCCTCGCCCGTCGGCGTTCCGCCCGCCCCGCGACGCGCGCACCCGTGCCCAGCCACGCCCCGCGGCGCCCCCGCCTCCCCACCCGCCCGCGGGCGGGTCCCGTTCCCCGGTGCGTCCGGGCCCGGGGCGGCGCCTAGGGTGGCCGGCATGACGATGACGCGTGTGGTGGTGGGGGCGGCCGTGGTGCGGGGCGGGAGGTTGCTGGCGGCACGGCGGAGTGCGCCGGCGGAGTTGGCGGGGCGGTGGGAGTTGCCCGGGGGGAAGGTGGAGGCGGGGGAGACGCCGCGGCAGGCGCTCGTGCGGGAGTTGCGGGAGGAGCTGGGGGTCGAGGCGGAGCCGCTGGCGCGGGTGCCGGGGGAGTGGCCGGTGGGTTCCGGACTGGTGCTGCGGGTGTGGACCGCCCGGCTGCTCTCCGGCGAGCCGACCGCCCTGGAGGACCACGACCGGCTGTGCTGGGTCACCCCCCAGGAGGCCGGCGCGCTGGACTGGCTCGACCAGGACCGTCCCGCCGTCGACCACGTGGTGCGGGAGCTGTCCGGCTGACCCGGGGCGCCCGGACGGAGCAGCGCGGCGCGAGCGCGGGCGGATGGCGCACCGATCATGGGGGTAGGGGCAGTCCGCCCCGGTTCGACCGAGTCCTC belongs to Streptantibioticus cattleyicolor NRRL 8057 = DSM 46488 and includes:
- a CDS encoding SPOR domain-containing protein, coding for MEELRWAVIRQDDHGNRYRVGRYATREEAERITARFAPRGGGDHYLIEPIDPRQAT
- a CDS encoding (deoxy)nucleoside triphosphate pyrophosphohydrolase, whose product is MTMTRVVVGAAVVRGGRLLAARRSAPAELAGRWELPGGKVEAGETPRQALVRELREELGVEAEPLARVPGEWPVGSGLVLRVWTARLLSGEPTALEDHDRLCWVTPQEAGALDWLDQDRPAVDHVVRELSG
- a CDS encoding RpiB/LacA/LacB family sugar-phosphate isomerase, which encodes MRIAVSSDMDEPVARVLVYELRKRGHDGDGHGALRGAGPEGAGRPDWAWSAESAAREVAEGRADSAVVCRWTGTGNKVPGVRAALCADARTAEGARRWNDANVLAQSLRLTSEPLLKEILDVWFAAVPDPDARTAANLAHLRELDGDA